A single region of the Salvelinus sp. IW2-2015 linkage group LG20, ASM291031v2, whole genome shotgun sequence genome encodes:
- the LOC111980416 gene encoding spermatogenesis-associated protein 22 isoform X2: protein MKKYDNQQARPTAGCLSVPLFNQKKRSRLPLTSNPSEKKLCSGNEYMPTHSSASSIINTSGNTGYYQDQAPRCPAPAAQDNQWSRQGNQQQSQPQSQCPNSQPVLVPVGRSFAPPHPYNAGNTGLQMGQPPVRQDSRASTNPRQSNYNAPCSSGNTQSKPVPPSSYSQMGQQQSGYRQRQDNPPEPPLYSQQSKPIPPPSRPSHGPGPQKQNTSWKFITTTNTGPQKQLMEDSIDTYQTQNTSQSQVQHVKPATENCLRILTAVIDGIRHWSHFKDRAPYLFEIFATLDSAVTAGSHGAKNFLMRDGKEVVQCVFYENLELPRLIRGQVHRCVGNYDRTRDTLTCVSVRAALPSEQRNAQESIKASDAEMRDLVKSLSEV from the exons ATGAAAAAATATGATAACCAGCAGGCCAGACCGACTGCAG GCTGCCTCTCTGTGCCTCTGTTTAACCAGAAGAAAAGGAGCAGGCTGCCTTTGACATCCAATCCCTCAGAGAAGAAATTATGCTCCGGCAATGAATACATGCCTACACACAGCTCTGCTTCATCCATCATCAACACATCAG GTAACACAGGCTATTACCAAGATCAAGCCCCAAGGTGTCCTGCACCTGCTGCTCAGGACAATCAGTGGAGCAGACAAGGCAACCAGCAGCAGTCTCAACCACAGTCACAGTGTCCTAACAGTCAACCTGTGCTGGTACCTGTGGGGAGAAGCTTTGCACCTCCACACCCATACAACGCTGGGAATACAGG TCTGCAGATGGGACAGCCACCAGTGAGGCAGGACTCAAGAGCCTCTACAAACCCCAGACAGAGCAACTACAATGCTCCTTGCAGCAGTGGGAACACACAGAGCAAGCCGGTACCCCCAAGCAGCTACTCTCAGATGGGTCAGCAGCAGTCAggttacagacagagacaggacaaccCACCAGAGCCTCCTCTTTACTCCCAGCAGTCTAAACCCATTCCCCCTCCAAGCAGACCAAGTCATGGTCCTGGACCACAGAAGCAGAACACATCCTGGAAGTTTATAACCACCACCAACACTGGGCCACAGAAACAACTGATGGAAGACAGTATAGACACATATCAAACTCAAAATACCTCTCAGTCTCAGGTACAACAT GTCAAACCAGCAACTGAGAACTGTCTGAGGATCCTGACTGCTGTCATTGATGGCATTAGACACTGGAGCCATTTCAAGGACAGAGCCCCGTACCTATTTGAGATTTTCG CCACTCTTGACTCTGCAGTCACCGCCGGGTCTCATGGAGCTAAGAACTTCCTCATGAGAGATGGGAAAGAGGTGGTGCAGTGTGTCTTCTATGAAAAT CTGGAGCTGCCCAGGCTGATCCGAGGCCAGGTGCACCGCTGTGTGGGGAACTACGACCGCACCAGGGACACCCTcacctgtgtgtctgtcaggGCCGCTCTGCCCTCAGAGCAGAGGAACGCACAGGAGTCTATCAAAGCCTCGGACGCTGAGATGAGGGACCTGGTGAAATCACTCAGTGAAGTCTGA
- the LOC111980416 gene encoding spermatogenesis-associated protein 22 isoform X1: MKKYDNQQARPTAGCLSVPLFNQKKRSRLPLTSNPSEKKLCSGNEYMPTHSSASSIINTSGNTGYYQDQAPRCPAPAAQDNQWSRQGNQQQSQPQSQCPNSQPVLVPVGRSFAPPHPYNAGNTGLQMGQPPVRQDSRASTNPRQSNYNAPCSSGNTQSKPVPPSSYSQMGQQQSGYRQRQDNPPEPPLYSQQSKPIPPPSRPSHGPGPQKQNTSWKFITTTNTGPQKQLMEDSIDTYQTQNTSQSQVQHVKPATENCLRILTAVIDGIRHWSHFKDRAPYLFEIFATLDSAVTAGSHGAKNFLMRDGKEVVQCVFYENELELPRLIRGQVHRCVGNYDRTRDTLTCVSVRAALPSEQRNAQESIKASDAEMRDLVKSLSEV, translated from the exons ATGAAAAAATATGATAACCAGCAGGCCAGACCGACTGCAG GCTGCCTCTCTGTGCCTCTGTTTAACCAGAAGAAAAGGAGCAGGCTGCCTTTGACATCCAATCCCTCAGAGAAGAAATTATGCTCCGGCAATGAATACATGCCTACACACAGCTCTGCTTCATCCATCATCAACACATCAG GTAACACAGGCTATTACCAAGATCAAGCCCCAAGGTGTCCTGCACCTGCTGCTCAGGACAATCAGTGGAGCAGACAAGGCAACCAGCAGCAGTCTCAACCACAGTCACAGTGTCCTAACAGTCAACCTGTGCTGGTACCTGTGGGGAGAAGCTTTGCACCTCCACACCCATACAACGCTGGGAATACAGG TCTGCAGATGGGACAGCCACCAGTGAGGCAGGACTCAAGAGCCTCTACAAACCCCAGACAGAGCAACTACAATGCTCCTTGCAGCAGTGGGAACACACAGAGCAAGCCGGTACCCCCAAGCAGCTACTCTCAGATGGGTCAGCAGCAGTCAggttacagacagagacaggacaaccCACCAGAGCCTCCTCTTTACTCCCAGCAGTCTAAACCCATTCCCCCTCCAAGCAGACCAAGTCATGGTCCTGGACCACAGAAGCAGAACACATCCTGGAAGTTTATAACCACCACCAACACTGGGCCACAGAAACAACTGATGGAAGACAGTATAGACACATATCAAACTCAAAATACCTCTCAGTCTCAGGTACAACAT GTCAAACCAGCAACTGAGAACTGTCTGAGGATCCTGACTGCTGTCATTGATGGCATTAGACACTGGAGCCATTTCAAGGACAGAGCCCCGTACCTATTTGAGATTTTCG CCACTCTTGACTCTGCAGTCACCGCCGGGTCTCATGGAGCTAAGAACTTCCTCATGAGAGATGGGAAAGAGGTGGTGCAGTGTGTCTTCTATGAAAAT GAGCTGGAGCTGCCCAGGCTGATCCGAGGCCAGGTGCACCGCTGTGTGGGGAACTACGACCGCACCAGGGACACCCTcacctgtgtgtctgtcaggGCCGCTCTGCCCTCAGAGCAGAGGAACGCACAGGAGTCTATCAAAGCCTCGGACGCTGAGATGAGGGACCTGGTGAAATCACTCAGTGAAGTCTGA